The genomic region TGCCGGTGACGGCGGCCAGAACCGTAGTTGCGTCCACGGGTGTTTCCTTTCGGTTGGTTGTTGGGCGCGGCAGCGAGCCGACCCGCTCAGTGCTCCTCGGCGACCGCGAGCTGGATGTAGACCGCGGTGAGAAGAGCGAAGACGTAGGCCTGGAGGACGGCCACCAGGATCTCGAACAGGGTGAAGACGAAGCCGAACGCGAGGCTGCCGGCGGCCAGCGCCGACCACCAGCCGCCGAGGTCCAGGAGGAAGAACTGCGTCGCGGCGAAGAAGAGGACCAGCAGCAGGTGGCCGACCATCATGTTCATCAGCAGTCGCAGCGTCAGGGTGACGGGGCGGATGATGAAGGTCGAGATGAGCTCGATCGGCGTGACGATGATGTAGATCGGCCACGGCACGCCCGAGGGGAAGAGCGAGTTCTTGAAGAAGTTCTTCGGGCTCTTCTTGATGCCGGCGTAGATGAAGGTCACGTACGAGATGATCGCGAGGACCAGCGGGACGGCGATGACCGCGGTGCCGGCGATGTTCAGGAACGGGATGATTCCCGTGATGTTCATGAACAGGATCATGAAGAACATCGTCGTGAGGATCGGCAGGAAGCGGTCGCCGTCCTTCTTGCCGAGCAGATCGTGGGCGATGTTGACGCGCACGAAGTCCAGGCCCATCTCGACGACGCTCTGGAAGCGCCCGGGGACGACCTTCATACGGCGCGTGCCGAGCCAGAAGATCAGCACGACCGCGATCGTCGCGAGGAACTGGATCAGGTTGATTCGAGTGATCGACAGGGCTTCGATGCCGAAGAGCTGGATGATCGGGGCCGGAAAGAACTCCTCGATCGATGGCCCGTGGAAGACGGGACCTT from Microbacter sp. GSS18 harbors:
- the atpB gene encoding F0F1 ATP synthase subunit A; this translates as MEALSITRINLIQFLATIAVVLIFWLGTRRMKVVPGRFQSVVEMGLDFVRVNIAHDLLGKKDGDRFLPILTTMFFMILFMNITGIIPFLNIAGTAVIAVPLVLAIISYVTFIYAGIKKSPKNFFKNSLFPSGVPWPIYIIVTPIELISTFIIRPVTLTLRLLMNMMVGHLLLVLFFAATQFFLLDLGGWWSALAAGSLAFGFVFTLFEILVAVLQAYVFALLTAVYIQLAVAEEH